The Chitinophagales bacterium genome has a segment encoding these proteins:
- a CDS encoding biotin/lipoyl-binding protein, whose product MEYQIQFKEQAAKKVLLEDDKIIIDDTPLAIDMVQLHEKKYHALLNNQSYNIKVVAIDTQQKTISLKVNETVYELTVKNELDALLDKMGMSVHDSDKLDDIKAPMPGLVLDIFVEVGQEIQKGDKILVLEAMKMENILKADGSGIVKSILVKQKQAVEKNQLLIEIE is encoded by the coding sequence ATGGAATACCAAATACAATTTAAAGAGCAAGCAGCTAAAAAAGTTTTATTAGAAGATGATAAAATTATAATTGATGATACACCTTTGGCTATTGATATGGTTCAGTTACACGAAAAAAAATACCATGCATTACTCAATAATCAGTCGTATAATATTAAAGTAGTAGCGATAGATACACAACAAAAAACCATTAGCTTAAAAGTAAACGAAACGGTTTACGAACTAACTGTAAAAAACGAATTAGATGCCTTGTTAGATAAAATGGGAATGTCGGTTCATGATAGTGATAAATTAGACGATATTAAAGCACCAATGCCTGGTTTGGTGTTGGATATTTTTGTAGAAGTTGGACAGGAAATTCAGAAAGGTGATAAAATTTTGGTGTTGGAAGCAATGAAAATGGAAAACATTTTAAAAGCAGATGGCAGCGGAATTGTAAAATCTATTTTGGTGAAACAGAAACAAGCAGTAGAAAAAAATCAGTTACTAATAGAAATTGAATAA
- a CDS encoding class I SAM-dependent methyltransferase, which produces MHLVAEAIENYIDQHTSNEDEVLATLNRQTQIDVLMPQMLSGKVQGKLLTMLSMMLQPKCILEIGTFTGYATICLAKGLQKDGKLITIDVNEELEDMVKLYVEKANLSSKIEMKIGDATTIIPTINETFDLVFIDADKKNYGNYYDLVFDKVRKGGFILVDNVLWSGKVVQENKDKDTLAIDLFNKKVAADNRVEVVILSVRDGISVIRKL; this is translated from the coding sequence ATGCATTTAGTTGCCGAAGCAATAGAAAATTATATTGACCAACATACTTCTAACGAAGATGAGGTTTTAGCTACACTTAACAGACAAACACAAATAGATGTATTAATGCCACAAATGTTGTCTGGAAAAGTACAAGGCAAATTATTAACCATGTTGTCGATGATGCTACAACCAAAATGCATTTTAGAAATTGGAACTTTTACTGGTTATGCTACTATTTGTTTAGCTAAAGGTTTGCAAAAAGATGGTAAACTCATTACAATTGATGTTAATGAAGAGTTGGAAGATATGGTAAAATTATATGTAGAAAAAGCAAATCTATCTAGCAAAATAGAAATGAAAATTGGCGATGCTACTACAATTATTCCTACAATTAATGAAACTTTCGACTTGGTATTTATTGATGCCGACAAAAAAAACTATGGGAACTACTACGATTTAGTGTTTGATAAAGTAAGAAAAGGTGGTTTTATTTTGGTAGATAATGTATTGTGGAGTGGAAAAGTGGTTCAAGAAAATAAAGACAAAGATACATTGGCAATAGATTTGTTTAATAAAAAAGTAGCAGCAGACAATAGAGTAGAAGTAGTTATACTTTCTGTTAGAGATGGTATTAGTGTAATTAGAAAACTATAA
- a CDS encoding LysM peptidoglycan-binding domain-containing protein, protein MIKYINFILFLLMFILSAKAQNLNQDVINYINQYKDIAIVEMKVYKIPASITLAQGILESAFGKSELALKSNNHFGIKCKVEWTGKTTKHDDDAPNECFRVYDSVEESYRDHSKFLAERSRYAKLFTYDIKDYKSWAYGLKEAGYATNPKYPQLLIKYIEDYNLYVFDDGNIANDNIYATKNEPQFEETINKSQQEISLIEETNKVLEVEDASTHTIIKNKIYSVNNIKAVKLQKGQSVQSIANKENISLSKLLAYNDAKSVNDFKEDDLVFLSKKKKKGKQQYYKVKAGDTPWSIAQKNGMKLKNLLKYNHIAANQYPAPNEKLYLQRKSPKQPKLTDKITVPINVPEKEMPKPEIKQEQEKIKETPKIITEKIQSKPSVMPNELLLFNIDKDYNSTKKSTTENQSTTNTIVENSKAIAEYHLVTVGDTLYSISKKYNISVEDLKTINELSSNSIDLGQILKIRK, encoded by the coding sequence ATGATAAAATATATTAATTTTATATTGTTTTTATTGATGTTTATTTTGAGTGCAAAAGCACAAAATCTCAATCAAGATGTTATTAATTACATCAATCAATATAAAGACATTGCTATAGTAGAAATGAAAGTATATAAAATTCCAGCAAGTATTACATTAGCACAAGGTATTTTAGAATCAGCATTTGGCAAGAGCGAGTTAGCATTAAAATCAAACAATCATTTTGGTATAAAATGTAAAGTAGAATGGACAGGAAAAACTACTAAACATGATGATGATGCACCAAACGAGTGTTTTAGAGTGTATGATTCTGTAGAAGAATCGTACAGAGACCATTCTAAATTTTTAGCAGAACGCTCTCGTTATGCCAAACTTTTTACTTACGATATTAAAGATTACAAATCTTGGGCTTATGGTTTGAAAGAAGCAGGTTATGCTACCAATCCAAAGTATCCACAATTGTTAATTAAATATATAGAAGATTATAATTTATATGTTTTTGATGATGGAAATATTGCTAACGACAATATCTATGCTACTAAAAATGAGCCACAGTTTGAAGAAACAATAAACAAATCGCAACAAGAAATTTCTTTAATTGAAGAAACCAATAAAGTTTTAGAAGTAGAAGATGCTAGTACACATACAATAATTAAAAATAAGATTTATTCTGTTAATAATATCAAAGCAGTTAAACTACAAAAAGGACAGTCAGTACAATCTATTGCTAATAAAGAAAATATATCTTTATCTAAACTATTAGCTTATAATGATGCAAAATCAGTCAACGATTTTAAAGAAGATGATTTGGTATTTCTATCAAAGAAAAAGAAAAAAGGCAAACAACAATATTATAAAGTAAAAGCTGGAGACACACCTTGGAGCATCGCACAAAAAAATGGAATGAAATTAAAAAATCTTTTGAAGTACAATCATATAGCAGCGAATCAGTATCCAGCACCAAATGAAAAATTGTATTTGCAACGAAAATCACCTAAACAACCAAAGCTAACAGATAAAATTACAGTGCCAATTAATGTTCCTGAAAAAGAAATGCCAAAACCAGAAATAAAACAAGAGCAAGAAAAAATAAAAGAAACACCAAAAATCATTACAGAAAAAATACAAAGCAAACCAAGTGTTATGCCAAATGAGTTGTTGTTATTTAATATAGATAAAGATTATAATTCTACTAAAAAATCAACAACAGAAAATCAGTCAACAACAAATACTATTGTAGAAAATTCAAAAGCTATAGCAGAATATCACTTAGTTACAGTTGGCGATACTTTGTATAGCATTTCTAAAAAATACAATATTTCGGTAGAAGATTTAAAAACAATTAATGAATTAAGTAGTAATAGTATTGATTTAGGTCAAATATTAAAAATTAGAAAATAA
- the hpt gene encoding hypoxanthine phosphoribosyltransferase — protein MKTITVHDKQFSRFIAKKAIKQKVKDIAKQINKKYKKENPIFIIVLRGAFPFGAALVNQFKHSCQIEFVQLTSYQGMQSTQNISMQQSYKDEILKNRTIIIIEDIVDTGFTMNHFITHLKDKQCKKVYLAALLLKPDCLQFEINIDYLGFSIPNKFVVGYGLDYNEQGRNLAHIYQLAE, from the coding sequence TTGAAAACAATCACTGTTCACGACAAACAATTTTCTCGTTTTATTGCTAAAAAAGCAATTAAGCAGAAAGTGAAAGATATTGCAAAACAAATTAATAAAAAATATAAAAAAGAAAATCCAATATTTATAATTGTATTGCGTGGAGCATTTCCATTTGGAGCAGCTTTGGTTAATCAATTTAAACATTCTTGTCAAATTGAATTTGTACAACTCACTTCTTATCAAGGCATGCAGTCTACACAAAATATAAGCATGCAACAATCTTACAAAGACGAAATTTTAAAAAATAGAACCATTATCATTATTGAAGATATTGTTGATACAGGTTTTACAATGAATCACTTTATAACACACCTAAAAGATAAGCAATGCAAAAAAGTATATTTAGCAGCACTTTTGCTAAAGCCAGATTGCTTACAATTTGAAATTAATATAGATTATTTAGGGTTTTCCATTCCCAATAAATTTGTAGTAGGTTACGGTTTAGACTATAACGAACAAGGCAGAAACTTAGCACACATTTATCAATTAGCAGAGTAA